The Opitutaceae bacterium genome has a window encoding:
- a CDS encoding NADH-quinone oxidoreductase subunit I, with protein MAKVIERKPLTLAERTYLPQIVSGLMTTFGQLFKPSVTLEYPEQKPPIPPGYRGVPTLVKDPDGREKCVSCQLCEFVCPPKAIRITPGEITEGPYQHVEKAPQEFEINMLRCIYCGLCQEVCPEEAIFLQEEYTLSGFTRGEFINNKAKLYELGGTLPDKHFKWEKKRQAAAHGNAH; from the coding sequence ATGGCCAAAGTAATTGAACGCAAGCCCCTGACCCTGGCCGAACGCACCTACCTCCCGCAGATAGTCAGCGGGCTGATGACGACCTTTGGCCAGCTCTTCAAGCCGAGCGTCACTCTGGAATACCCGGAGCAGAAGCCGCCCATCCCTCCCGGATACCGTGGCGTGCCGACGCTGGTCAAGGACCCCGATGGTCGGGAGAAATGCGTTTCCTGCCAGCTCTGCGAATTCGTCTGTCCGCCCAAGGCGATCCGCATCACGCCCGGCGAGATCACCGAGGGGCCCTACCAGCACGTGGAGAAGGCGCCGCAGGAGTTCGAGATCAACATGCTGCGGTGCATTTACTGCGGACTCTGTCAGGAAGTCTGCCCGGAGGAGGCCATCTTCCTGCAGGAGGAATACACTCTTTCCGGGTTCACCCGGGGCGAGTTCATCAACAACAAGGCCAAGCTTTATGAGCTGGGCGGAACCCTGCCGGACAAACACTTCAAGTGGGAGAAGAAACGCCAGGCGGCGGCCCACGGCAATGCGCACTGA
- a CDS encoding NADH-quinone oxidoreductase subunit J, which yields MTDILFYFFAVLAIVCALLVVFSRNAVNAAMFLIVSFLSMAALFVLLGAYFLAVLQVLVYAGAVVVLFLFIIMLLDVKGGKRHSFRPVTALASALALALMVGATVLFFSPRNLPSSDAPVVAAGSSLKAYGEQLFTTYLLPMQVTGFLLLVAMIGVIVLSKQVRPVGRGD from the coding sequence ATGACTGACATCCTTTTTTATTTCTTCGCCGTCCTCGCGATCGTCTGCGCCCTGCTGGTGGTCTTCAGCCGGAATGCGGTCAATGCGGCCATGTTCCTGATCGTCAGCTTTCTTTCGATGGCGGCGCTCTTTGTTCTTCTCGGCGCCTACTTCCTGGCTGTCCTGCAGGTCCTCGTCTATGCCGGCGCGGTCGTCGTCCTCTTCCTTTTCATCATCATGCTGCTCGATGTGAAAGGGGGGAAGAGGCATTCCTTCCGCCCGGTGACGGCTCTGGCCAGCGCCCTCGCCCTTGCCCTGATGGTCGGGGCCACCGTTCTCTTTTTCTCGCCGAGAAACCTCCCGTCTTCCGATGCCCCTGTCGTGGCGGCGGGCAGTTCCCTGAAGGCCTACGGCGAGCAATTGTTCACCACCTATCTCCTGCCCATGCAGGTGACGGGTTTCCTTCTTCTTGTGGCGATGATCGGGGTCATTGTCCTGAGCAAGCAGGTCCGGCCGGTCGGCCGCGGCGATTGA
- the nuoK gene encoding NADH-quinone oxidoreductase subunit NuoK → MSVGLEDYLAVSGLLFAIGFFGVLLRRNTLILYMSLELMLNASTLALVAFSRFNGTMDGNVFVFFIITVAAAEVAVGLAIIVALFRKRQTVQVEQHNALRN, encoded by the coding sequence ATGTCAGTAGGACTGGAAGATTACCTGGCGGTCAGTGGACTGCTTTTCGCAATCGGCTTCTTCGGCGTTCTCCTGCGCCGCAACACCCTGATCCTCTACATGAGCCTGGAGTTGATGCTCAACGCCTCGACCCTCGCCCTGGTGGCGTTCTCGCGCTTCAACGGCACGATGGACGGCAACGTCTTCGTCTTCTTCATCATCACGGTTGCTGCGGCCGAGGTGGCCGTCGGTCTGGCCATCATCGTCGCCCTCTTCCGCAAACGGCAGACCGTCCAGGTGGAACAACACAACGCGCTCCGCAACTGA
- the nuoL gene encoding NADH-quinone oxidoreductase subunit L gives MQPETLLLITLFSPLAAAAANALLLRRRGAAAATLSVVAAGISLAAGLTVILGSEPFAVSASWLTMGNFSLELGFLFNPLSALMLFVVVFVGFFIHVFSLGYMKEDPDRGRFFGGMSLFMFSMIGLTLADNLILLFIFWELVGLSSYLLISFYFERPSAVAAGNKAFIVNRVGDFGFLLGILWAWWAYGTVNLTELTHLVGADPQILVTGIGLLIFCGAVGKSGQIPLHVWLPDAMEGPTPVSALIHAATMVAAGIYLLCRAGAIMTGDALNVIIWIGAATALYAGFCALPQKDIKKILAYSTVSQLGYMVAAFGLGSKLALTGGDAHAVHGAVNGGVAAAMFHLTTHAFFKALLFLGAGSIIHACHHEQNIFNMGGLARKMPITFVTFTLGLLALVGIPPLAGFFSKDAILALALENGGPVFWVLAFGALLTAAYMTRLWVVAFFGPPKTGNAEHARENGLVMTLPLMVLAVGAVLGGFRGFYPAAFSDILGAVPHPEDPTFIIGVSVAAGLIGILGAFFFYRPGAQQDHLQRSAPAVYGFLSAKLWFDEIYLWYVAKVQQRLAHLLAFLEQVFVSGLMVRGAAGLTGLVGLGARALHTGSIHGYVYWFFFGLVALWLLSVGL, from the coding sequence ATGCAGCCGGAAACCCTCCTCCTGATCACCCTCTTTTCCCCCCTGGCGGCCGCGGCCGCAAACGCCCTTCTGCTGCGGCGTCGCGGAGCGGCGGCGGCCACCCTGAGCGTGGTCGCGGCGGGCATCAGCCTCGCCGCCGGGCTCACCGTCATCCTCGGGTCCGAGCCCTTTGCCGTGTCGGCCTCCTGGCTGACCATGGGCAACTTCTCCCTCGAACTCGGGTTTCTTTTCAACCCCCTTTCGGCGCTCATGCTCTTCGTGGTCGTCTTCGTCGGTTTCTTCATTCACGTATTCAGTCTCGGATACATGAAGGAGGATCCGGACCGGGGGCGTTTCTTCGGGGGGATGTCTCTGTTCATGTTTTCCATGATCGGGCTGACCCTGGCGGACAACCTGATCCTCCTCTTCATCTTCTGGGAGCTGGTCGGGTTGAGTTCCTATCTCCTGATCAGTTTCTATTTCGAACGCCCCTCGGCCGTGGCCGCAGGCAACAAGGCCTTCATCGTGAATCGGGTGGGGGACTTCGGGTTTCTCCTCGGCATTCTCTGGGCCTGGTGGGCCTACGGCACGGTCAACCTGACGGAACTGACCCATCTGGTCGGCGCCGATCCCCAGATCCTCGTCACCGGCATCGGCCTGCTCATCTTCTGCGGGGCGGTCGGCAAATCCGGTCAGATCCCTCTCCATGTCTGGTTGCCGGACGCGATGGAGGGTCCAACCCCGGTTTCCGCGCTCATCCATGCGGCCACCATGGTCGCCGCGGGCATCTACCTGCTCTGCCGGGCCGGGGCCATCATGACGGGCGATGCCCTCAACGTGATCATCTGGATCGGAGCGGCCACCGCGCTTTATGCCGGCTTCTGTGCCCTGCCCCAGAAGGACATCAAGAAGATCCTCGCCTATTCCACCGTCTCCCAACTCGGCTACATGGTGGCGGCGTTCGGCCTGGGCTCGAAACTGGCCCTGACCGGCGGTGATGCCCATGCGGTCCACGGCGCGGTCAACGGCGGTGTCGCCGCGGCCATGTTTCACCTGACCACGCATGCCTTCTTCAAGGCGCTTCTCTTCCTCGGGGCCGGCTCGATCATTCATGCCTGCCATCACGAGCAGAACATTTTCAATATGGGCGGGTTGGCCCGGAAGATGCCGATCACCTTCGTGACCTTCACCCTCGGCCTCCTCGCCCTGGTGGGTATCCCGCCCCTCGCGGGCTTTTTCAGCAAGGACGCCATCCTCGCCCTCGCCCTGGAAAACGGGGGACCGGTCTTCTGGGTCCTGGCCTTCGGCGCCCTCCTGACCGCCGCCTACATGACCCGCCTCTGGGTGGTCGCCTTTTTCGGGCCCCCCAAGACGGGTAACGCCGAGCACGCCAGGGAGAACGGTCTTGTCATGACGCTTCCCCTGATGGTTCTGGCGGTCGGGGCGGTCCTCGGCGGTTTTCGGGGTTTCTACCCGGCGGCCTTTTCCGACATACTCGGCGCGGTGCCGCACCCGGAGGATCCCACTTTCATCATCGGGGTTTCGGTTGCGGCGGGTCTCATCGGCATCCTCGGAGCCTTCTTCTTTTACCGGCCGGGTGCCCAGCAGGATCATCTGCAGCGTTCGGCGCCGGCGGTCTACGGATTCCTCTCGGCCAAGCTCTGGTTTGATGAGATCTATCTCTGGTATGTGGCCAAGGTGCAGCAGCGACTGGCTCATCTGCTGGCGTTTCTCGAGCAGGTCTTTGTCTCCGGGCTCATGGTCAGGGGGGCCGCGGGCCTGACCGGTCTTGTCGGTCTCGGTGCCAGAGCCCTTCATACCGGCTCCATCCACGGTTACGTATACTGGTTTTTCTTCGGACTGGTCGCCCTCTGGCTCCTCTCCGTTGGTCTATAG
- a CDS encoding NADH-quinone oxidoreductase subunit M — MNDPGSLLLLASIGVPFLAGIILLVGGRLPLPVVRLIAWVGFGLPMVAAFVLWANYAPETAGGYDFVSRYATGLQALGISLHLGLNGVALPLFVLAAVVGLAAGIYAANSGAERLSQYLALLLIMQAGLMGVFASIDVFFFYLFHELALIPTFIMVGVWGGRDRHYAAMKMTIYLTLGAMLSLAGLIVLYVKSGAVSFDLIALRDALAARPLADSVQENAFGLLLFGFGILVSLFPFHTWAPLGYGAAPSSAAMLHAGVLKKFGLYGLIQIALPLMPVGAHHWAGLLAWLALGNVILIGLITLAQRDLKQMIGYSSVMHMGYAFLGLAAFSVLGAGGVILMMVAHGLTVALLFLLATCVYHRSQTFDMTEMGGLVKKAPVLAAFFTFAVLASIGVPGPGLANFWGELLIFLAVWDYRALAAVLLVFGIILSAVYGLRAVGRIFLGTPTEAFRKTMDGEIRDMTWGERLPALLLIVVLLGIGIWPRSLTDSANASLKDAFAVPATRLVETTRP, encoded by the coding sequence ATGAACGACCCTGGCTCACTCCTTCTCCTTGCCTCGATCGGCGTGCCTTTTCTCGCCGGCATCATTCTGCTCGTGGGCGGCAGGCTTCCGCTCCCGGTGGTCCGTCTGATCGCCTGGGTCGGATTCGGCCTGCCCATGGTCGCCGCCTTTGTCCTCTGGGCCAACTATGCCCCGGAGACGGCGGGCGGGTATGACTTTGTCTCCCGCTATGCGACCGGATTGCAGGCCCTCGGAATCAGCCTGCATCTCGGCCTGAACGGAGTGGCCCTTCCGCTCTTTGTCCTGGCGGCGGTCGTCGGACTGGCGGCCGGGATTTATGCCGCCAATTCCGGAGCCGAGCGCCTTTCCCAATACCTGGCTCTCCTCCTCATCATGCAGGCGGGCCTGATGGGGGTGTTTGCCTCCATCGACGTCTTCTTCTTCTACCTCTTTCATGAGCTCGCGCTCATCCCGACCTTCATCATGGTCGGCGTATGGGGTGGACGTGACCGGCACTACGCGGCCATGAAGATGACGATCTACCTGACGCTCGGGGCGATGCTTTCCCTGGCCGGACTGATCGTCCTATACGTCAAGAGCGGGGCGGTCTCCTTTGATCTGATCGCCTTGCGCGATGCGCTGGCCGCTCGCCCCCTGGCCGATTCGGTCCAGGAAAACGCCTTCGGTCTTCTGCTTTTCGGATTCGGCATCCTCGTCTCCCTCTTCCCCTTCCATACTTGGGCTCCCCTCGGCTACGGGGCCGCCCCGTCCTCGGCCGCGATGCTCCATGCGGGCGTCCTCAAGAAATTCGGACTCTACGGACTTATTCAGATCGCCCTTCCCTTGATGCCGGTCGGGGCCCATCACTGGGCCGGGTTGCTGGCCTGGCTCGCCCTCGGCAATGTCATCCTCATCGGCCTGATCACCCTCGCGCAGCGGGATTTGAAACAGATGATCGGGTACAGTTCGGTCATGCACATGGGGTATGCCTTTCTCGGTCTGGCCGCCTTTTCGGTTCTCGGAGCGGGCGGGGTGATCCTCATGATGGTCGCCCACGGCCTGACCGTGGCCTTGCTCTTCCTCCTGGCCACCTGCGTCTATCATCGAAGCCAGACCTTCGATATGACCGAAATGGGCGGCCTTGTGAAAAAGGCGCCGGTCCTGGCGGCTTTCTTCACCTTCGCGGTTCTGGCCAGCATCGGGGTGCCTGGCCCGGGTCTGGCCAATTTCTGGGGCGAACTGCTCATCTTCCTCGCCGTCTGGGACTACCGGGCACTGGCCGCAGTCCTGCTGGTCTTCGGGATCATCCTCTCGGCCGTCTATGGCCTGCGGGCTGTCGGAAGGATCTTCCTGGGCACTCCGACCGAGGCCTTTCGCAAGACGATGGACGGCGAGATCAGGGATATGACCTGGGGCGAACGCCTGCCGGCCCTCCTTCTCATCGTGGTGCTTCTCGGCATCGGAATCTGGCCCCGTTCGCTGACCGACTCGGCCAATGCCAGCCTGAAGGACGCGTTCGCCGTCCCCGCCACCCGGCTGGTGGAAACCACCCGACCCTGA